In Desulfatibacillum aliphaticivorans DSM 15576, one genomic interval encodes:
- a CDS encoding zinc-dependent alcohol dehydrogenase has protein sequence MMEALQFSFSVPRFIALKAISPLNKKAYYDGKLATVKLVDVPEPKLPDESWVKIQVKYCGFCGSDMNLIFLKDSPSASPFTSMPCIMGHEYCGEIVEKGADVTGFDLGDVVAVAPHLGCEARKISPICPICRTGRPANCQNMAKGALAPGMFNGICRDVPGGFASHAVAHQSQLFKLPEGLSPRLGALTEPVAVAVQAVLDNPPGNKDKVLVIGGGVIGQMIVWALRAMGLECDITVSEPFPFAQDMVKRAGADHIIKDGNLFAAAARITDAERYSPVMGDDICMGGFTKIFDCVGTGATINIAMRCLAGRGVLSVVGIGDDVKLDLTPLWLKIQTIKGVFAYGYNMVNGRREHAFTTSMRLALDHSEFLESMITHTFSLGQYKELIQTNLDKGKTRAVKTMFAF, from the coding sequence ATGATGGAAGCCCTGCAGTTTTCATTTTCCGTTCCCAGGTTCATCGCCCTGAAAGCCATCAGCCCATTGAACAAAAAGGCCTATTATGACGGCAAACTGGCCACCGTCAAGCTGGTGGATGTTCCCGAGCCCAAGCTGCCCGACGAGTCCTGGGTGAAAATCCAGGTGAAATATTGCGGGTTTTGCGGCAGCGACATGAACCTGATTTTTCTGAAGGACTCTCCCTCAGCCAGTCCGTTCACCTCCATGCCCTGCATCATGGGGCACGAGTATTGCGGCGAGATTGTGGAAAAAGGCGCGGACGTCACCGGCTTTGATTTGGGAGATGTCGTGGCAGTGGCGCCCCACCTTGGATGCGAAGCCCGGAAAATCAGCCCCATTTGCCCCATTTGCCGAACGGGCAGGCCCGCCAATTGCCAGAACATGGCCAAAGGCGCCCTGGCGCCCGGCATGTTCAACGGCATCTGCCGGGACGTCCCCGGAGGATTCGCCTCCCACGCCGTGGCCCACCAGAGCCAGTTGTTCAAACTGCCCGAAGGCCTGAGCCCCCGTCTGGGCGCCCTGACCGAACCGGTGGCCGTTGCCGTCCAGGCCGTCCTGGACAACCCGCCCGGAAACAAGGACAAGGTGCTGGTCATCGGCGGCGGGGTCATAGGACAGATGATCGTGTGGGCTTTGCGCGCCATGGGCCTGGAATGCGACATCACGGTTTCCGAGCCTTTTCCCTTCGCCCAGGACATGGTTAAAAGGGCCGGCGCCGACCACATCATCAAGGATGGAAACCTGTTCGCCGCCGCAGCCCGCATTACGGACGCCGAGCGCTACTCGCCGGTCATGGGCGACGACATCTGCATGGGCGGCTTCACCAAGATTTTCGACTGCGTGGGAACCGGCGCCACTATCAATATAGCCATGCGCTGTTTGGCCGGCCGGGGAGTCTTGTCCGTGGTCGGGATAGGGGACGACGTCAAGCTGGATCTCACGCCCCTATGGCTGAAAATACAGACGATCAAAGGGGTTTTCGCCTATGGATACAACATGGTGAACGGCAGGCGCGAGCACGCCTTCACCACGTCCATGAGGCTGGCCCTGGACCATTCCGAGTTTTTGGAAAGCATGATCACCCACACCTTTTCCCTGGGGCAATATAAAGAACTGATTCAAACCAATCTGGATAAAGGCAAAACCCGCGCCGTCAAAACCATGTTTGCCTTTTAA